A window of the Lolium perenne isolate Kyuss_39 chromosome 7, Kyuss_2.0, whole genome shotgun sequence genome harbors these coding sequences:
- the LOC127312850 gene encoding disease resistance protein RGA2: protein MAGSDLHRAMGMLNLAALEEQGLKLGVEALLSELRISIRAVCDMEETSAGVIELMQSGVRLLSIRLCQVLEEVLTKQQRVHVFRQVSLNFPLMSVFVRPRLNRCLKRLRIKVTQLEFDSRSRPVSEQNLSALRNSSYSTVVGKVAENMVEKMVRILLVDRTGDDGPLFLPIAGGPGSGKTVLAHTLFNDDRVMGMFVLRAWVHVSPHFGLSAILLSILTVSSSCDNVDQYDQADLKRHVDKYDQADLKRHVRETLSGTRYLLVLDDVWSESEQEWRALMQALPSNGTVIVTSRVSAAVCCVTSVGTGEEATLEKRLHSRFVHLWTEKAAKIRCEAEIQMLRMEEPDEFILQSAHASYFHLPLDLRKCLLYCSMFPFEYKFDPEELTDLLAAEGLISPTVTHAQRRSYLQKLFDVCFHPVEKSGNATAKRTFRMYSILHRFARLVDKKISGTVDNFSSHISRRKEGTLESVKYLSTQDIDYNKLRWFKKLNTLIVLQRNSPDGIKELPRWFFKLFQHLRILNLKGSNISSLPKKFGMMSNLRYLNLSWADIENIPSFVSKLQNLQTLVLSHCEKLQKLHGTISKLVLLQKLDLQGCCCLMELPSNMGEMKSLQYLNVQECSSLKRMPYNLGQLANLQTMLGYVIDGRAISELQSLENLKELSLECLENISDVANASDLRLEDKQQLDSLVFQWNKNSVDSSSRASEVLDCLRPNEHLRTLDIVAYEGIAFPTWMTSSNAHLISLVEIRLVNMKVCQTLPPLGLLPLLKTAEISGAEAISSISDSFYGQNGTFPSLKKLIFSNMPNLELWEQPHYGSVFPCLQEVTIIQCPKLALRVEPPSVTKLILWMNNQKLHSSTGALGNMAHILKHVSISFCHELRASSYCEGLQDLCSLKGLELCGCDEMTCLPRGLQQLSSLRSLTIVRCGTLESLPDWLENLPYLRLVRLSACPMLHSVPESLRLRHFTRICIEDCPNLKAQSSETDWEWYDSDDDLLVDVIPNNCT, encoded by the exons ATGGCAGGGTCAGATTTGCATAGAGctatgggcatgttgaacttagcTGCCTTGGAGGAGCAAGGTCTGAAGCTAGGCGTGGAGGCACTGCTCTCAGAGCTCCGTATCTCTATCAGGGCTGTATGCGACATGGAAGAGACTTCGGCTGGCGTGATCGAGCTCATGCAGAGTGGTGTCAGATTGCTCAGTATTAGGCTTTGCCAAGTTCTTGAAGAGGTCTTGACCAAGCAGCAAAGAGTTCATGTATTCCGTCAGGTATCTCTGAACTTTCCCTTGATGAGTGTCTTCGTTCGCCCTAGACTCAACCGTTGTCTCAAGAGATTGCGCATTAAGGTCACTCAACTTGAATTCGATTCTAGATCCAGACCTGTATCTGAACAGAATCTCTCCGCCCTGAGAAATTCAAGTTATTCAACAGTGGTTGGGAAGGTAGCAGAGAATATGGTGGAGAAGATGGTGAGGATTTTGCTGGTCGACAGAACTGGGGATGATGGACCATTGTTTCTGCCAATTGCTGGAGGTCCTGGATCTGGGAAGACAGTTTTGGCACACACCTTGTTTAATGATGATAGGGTCATGGGCATGTTTGTTCTGCGAGCTTGGGTTCATGTTTCACCACACTTTGGTCTCTCGGCAATCTTATTATCAATTCTTACCGTATCCAGCTCTTGTGACAATGTTGATCAATATGATCAAGCAGATCTGAAGAGACATGTTGATAAATATGATCAAGCAGATCTGAAGAGACATGTGCGAGAAACTTTGAGTGGCACAAGATATTTGCTAGTTCTAGATGATGTGTGGAGTGAGAGTGAGCAGGAATGGCGCGCCCTGATGCAGGCCCTGCCATCAAATGGTACGGTAATAGTCACTAGCCGAGTTTCGGCTGCTGTATGTTGTGTGACCTCTGTGGGCACTGGAGAGGAGGCTACACTGGAGAAGAGGCTACACTCGAGATTTGTTCATCTGTGGACAGAGAAGGCCGCCAAAATTCGATGTGAAGCAGAAATTCAGATGTTGAGAATGGAAGAACCTGATGAGTTTATTTTGCAGAGTGCCCATGCCAGCTATTTCCATCTTCCGTTGGACTTACGGAAATGCCTTCTTTATTGCTCGATGTTCCCATTTGAATACAAATTTGATCCTGAAGAATTAACTGATCTTTTGGCTGCTGAAGGTCTAATATCGCCCACTGTGACTCATGCCCAACGCAGAAGCTATCTCCAAAAGCTGTTTGATGTGTGTTTCCATCCAGTGGAGAAATCTGGAAATGCAACAGCAAAGCGTACATTCAGGATGTACAGTATATTACACAGGTTTGCTCGACTTGTTGATAAAAAAATCAGTGGAACTGTTGACAATTTTTCATCTCATATTAGCAGAAGAAAAGAAGGGACACTAGAATCAGTAAAGTATTTATCCACACAAGATATTGACTATAACAAATTGCGTTGGTTCAAAAAGTTGAATACCCTAATAGTACTTCAAAGAAATAGTCCAGATGGGATTAAAGAGCTCCCACGGTGGTTCTTTAAATTATTCCAGCATCTGAGGATCTTGAATTTGAAAGGTAGTAATATCAGCTCCCTCCCTAAAAAGTTTggtatgatgtccaacttgagatATCTCAATCTTTCATGGGCAGATATAGAAAATATTCCTAGTTTTGTCTCAAAACTGCAGAATCTGCAAACTCTCGTACTCTCCCACTGTGAGAAGCTCCAGAAACTGCATGGAACTATAAGCAAGCTTGTCCTGTTACAGAAGTTGGACCTCCAAGGTTGTTGCTGTCTCATGGAATTGCCCTCTAACATGGGTGAAATGAAGAGCCTTCAGTATCTAAATGTTCAGGAGTGCTCATCTCTAAAGAGAATGCCATACAATCTGGGCCAATTAGCGAATCTCCAAACAATGTTAGGATATGTTATTGATGGAAGAGCAATATCAGAACTGCAGTCATTGGAAAATCTCAAGGAGTTGAGTTTGGAATGCCTAGAAAATATTTCAGATGTTGCAAATGCAAGCGATTTGAGGCTAGAAGATAAACAACAGCTTGATTCATTGGTATTTCAGTGGAACAAGAATTCTGTTGATAGTAGTTCAAGAGCGTCTGAAGTCCTTGACTGCCTTCGACCAAATGAACACTTGAGAACCCTGGACATTGTTGCATACGAAGGAATTGCTTTTCCAACTTGGATGACAAGCAGCAACGCACATCTCATTTCACTGGTTGAGATTAGGCTAGTTAATATGAAGGTGTGTCAAACATTGCCGCCACTTGGGCTACTACCTCTCCTGAAGACTGCTGAGATAAGTGGAGCTGAAGCCATCAGTTCTATTAGTGATAGTTTCTACGGTCAAAATGGCACATTCCCTTCCTTGAAGAAATTGATTTTCTCTAACATGCCTAATCTAGAGCTATGGGAACAGCCACATTATGGCTCTGTGTTTCCTTGTTTGCAAGAGGTGACAATCATCCAATGCCCAAAGTTAGCATTGCGCGTGGAACCTCCATCGGTTACAAAATTGATATTGTGGATGAATAACCAGAAACTGCATAGTTCAACAGGAGCTCTAGGAAATATGGCACACATTCTGAAACATGTCTCGATTTCGTTCTGTCATGAGCTCAGAGCATCTTCGTATTGCGAGGGTCTTCAGGATCTCTGTAGCCTTAAAGGATTGGAGCTCTGTGGATGTGACGAGATGACATGCTTGCCACGGGGTTTGCAACAACTTTCCTCTCTCAGAAGTTTAACAATTGTGCGTTGCGGCACACTGGAAAGTTTACCAGATTGGTTGGAGAATCTACCTTATCTGCGGCTGGTGCGTTTGTCTGCTTGTCCTATGTTGCACTCAGTCCCAGAAAGTTTGAGATTGCGCCATTTTACCCGAATATGCATTGAAGATTGCCCTAACTTAAAAGCACAATCATCGG AGACTGATTGGGAATGGTATGACAGCGACGATGACTTATTAGTAGATGTCATTCCTAATAACTGCACATGA